GTCTATACCATAATTAGCCTAACCACTTCTTCTCTCTTAATAAGTATTTGggccatttttcaaatgaaaactgaCAGAGTGCATGAATATCTTAGTGCATGAGCTCTTAATATATTTCTTGAGGCTCAATTCTCAGATGTACAAATACTGATTGTTTTAAAGATGCATGTTCTATTCTGTCAGGTTGCTGTTCACTGCTAATGGTTGTATGTAGGGACCCTGAGGACTGTATGATTGGAGGTAGACTGTAGGGACAGAGATTTAAAAGCCCTCCTGATTGATCACTACTTTAGAAACTCAAAGGTCTCTTGTTACATAAGACTGTCCCAGTCACCCCTGCCCTGGAAATTttccctaagggaaaaaaaaaatcaatgaaaggaaaaggTTGAATGTAGGAAGACATTTACTGCAGTATTCTATATTATCATGACAAAAACTTGGACAGACTCAAATATTCAAAATAGAGAACTAGTTGATAAAGTGATGCTACTTTCAACAAAGATTCAAATAGCTTTTCATAAGATGAAAAAGCAGTCCCTCAGCTATGGCCACACTAAGCCCTGCCAGCCTGGGAGGGGGCCCAGATGGCCCCTGCAGTCACTTACATTGTCGGTGGCATCCAGGTCACTGCCAGCATCAATGAGGAGCTGCACCAGGATGGGGAAGTTGTGCCTCACAGCGAGGTGCACAGGAGAGGCGCCCTGCTGCATAGGGGAGATGCAGAGATCAGTGATGGCTTCCTCCCAGGACTGTCCTGCTGCGGGTTGGTGCTACAAGATGGGAACTGGGAGGAGTATAGGTGGTACTTCTAAATTTAGACCTTCTCACTTCTCGGGTGGTATGAGTGGCCTGAGGCATTTACAGCTCAAAGCCTGAATCCCTGGGGCCCACAAAGATCCTCATAGTAGGAGGCAGCCTGAAACTCCAAAGTTGAGTTTGGGCACGTCAGGAATCCACTACATGACTTTGGGCACGTCATTGCCCTTCTCTGCTACTCTTCATTTCGCAAGTGATTCTCACTGAGGTCCCTTCTAGCAAGACCTTGAGATTCTCTATCTCATTTACTTCACACGTGAACCTAGTACATAgaaatggtattctttttttttttttctctttttctttttagggccacacttgtagcatatggagtttcccaggctatgagttgaatcagagctatagctgccagcctatgccagagccacagcaacgccagatatgagccacatctttgacctacaccacagctcatccttaacccactgagcgaggccagggatcaaacccacaacctcatggttcctagttggatttgtttccgctgcaccacgatgggaactccagaaatagtaTTCTTATTAGTACTTACATCTTACAAATGAGAATTTCATAAAACTTACACAACTCACCCTAGGGACACATTAACTTAATAGAGACCTTCCATTATTGAACTTTCTACTGCTAGTACCTAGGCAGACACCTGAGAACTATTTATGTATGAAATGAATGAGTGAGAGAGCCAGTCAGGATCAGAACAGAGGTCTCACTACAAGCCCAACAGTCAGTCACCCAAGGCTGGAGGACTATATCCCCAGTGGTCCCCTGTGAGCCCTGACTATGTGAAAAAGTAGAGATACTGCTGCACAGTATCCTTTTATCTAGGTGCTATGGTGACACACATAGAGTGGACAGTACAAGGCCAGAAACATCAATGGCATAGATCTATACTTAATTGTGGAAAAACATCCTCACGTATTGAGTACTAAAAGGTTATAGGACagaacacaaacacaaacaaacaaacaaaaaccaacattATTGCCATTACTAGTttaggccagaaaaaaaaagtgtatggaTATTGGAAAAGAAGATTTAAATTATATAGGCAATGTGATTGTATATCTAGACATGTTAAAATAGCTATTCTACATCAACCAAAAAAGAACTCTAGCAAAATTAATGAACAGtcatataaaagacaaaaactccaAAGTCAATAGCACTCCTGTATTGAATGCCTATAAGAAAtgacatattttgaaaagaaattctaTTCACAATGGTggtcaaaatatatataaagtatctGCAAAGAGTGTAAGTGGAAATGGCTATTACAAAGGCAACTAAAAACCATAGACTATCACAGAGGgatataaaataagatataaaaagtGGCAAGATATGttcttattgaaaaaaatattataaggcattcctgtcatggctcagcagaaacgaatctgcctagtatccatgagcacggaggtttgattcctggcctcatttggtGAGTTAAACGATTCTGTGTtgagatgagctgtggtgtaggtcacagactggcttggatctggcgttgctatggttgtggtataggctggtggctacagctctgattcaacccctagcctgggaacctccatgtgccgcaggtacagccctaaaaagataaaaaagaaaaagtattacaAAGATGACCatattctcttaaaaattatttacaggCTTAATGTAATCCCAATCCCAAATTGCAATATATGCCAAAATGTATTCTGAAacacacttagaaaaaaatttaaaacccaaGTAAAACTACCACAGAATTTCAAGTGTCTTCAGATCATTGCTATATAACTGTGAAATGAAAATCAggccaaaacaatagaaataaaaacaaaaataaatgggacctaatcaaacttacaagcttttgcatagcaaagaaaaccataataaaactgaaaagaggagttcccatctcagGGGTAATtaaccagactagtattcatgaggatgcaagtttgatgcctggccttgctcagtttgttaacaatctggcattgttgtgagctgtggtgtaggtcacagacacagcttggatcctgcattgctgtggcgtaggctggcagctgtagctctgactcaacccctagccagaaatttccacaggtgcagccctaaaaagcaaaagaaaacaaaacacaaaaacacaacctacagaatgagagaaaatagttgcaaatgatgcaaccaacaagggcttaatctccaaaatatacaaacaactcatatacaACTCAATGACAAACAACCAACCCAACTGAGAgttaggcagaagacctaaatagacatttctccaacaaagacatagggatggccagcaggcacatgaaaagatgttcaacataattctctaattaattattagagaaatacaaatcaaaactacaatgagggaccacctcacaccagtcagaatggccatcattaacaagtctacaaataataaataataaatgctggagaaggtgtggagaaaagggaaccctcctacactgttggtgggaatataagttggtacaaccactatggaaaatagtttgaagattcctcagaaaactcaatatagaactatcatatgttctagcaatcccacttctgggcatttatccagacaaaactacaattcaaaaatatacatgcatccctatgttcattgcagcactattcacaatagccaagccatagaagcaacctaatgtctactgacagatgaatggattaagaagatgtggtacatatacacaatggaatactactcagccataaaaaagaatgaaataatgccatttgcagcaccatggatgcaactggagattatcacagtgaagtaagtcagaaagagaaagacaaatactatatgatatcacttatacgtggaatctaaaatagggcacaaacaaacctatctataaaactgaaagagactcacagacatagggaactgatttgtggttgccaagggggtgaaaggaggaagtgagatggactggaagtttggggtaatcagatgcaaactattacatttagagtggataaacaataaggtcacagggaactatatccaatctcctgggatggaccatacacatatatatgactgagccacttttctgcacagcaaaaattggcacaacattgtaaatcaactctactttaattcaaaaaagagATGTAGGGGGATTTGTAAACCCCGGAGCAAGGTTCTGCCTACCCGAGGCCGCTGCTGTGCGGAGACCCCGGGGTGAAGTCACCATCACCATGTCTGACCAGGAAGCAAAACCTTCAACTGAGGACTTGGGGGATAAGAGGGAAGGAGAGTACATTAAACTCAAAGTCATTGGACAGGATAGCAGTGAGATTCATTTCAAAGTGAAAAAGGCGACACATCTCAAGAAACTCAAAGAATCATACTGTCAAAGACAGGGCATTCCAATGAATTCACTCAGGTTTCTCTTTGAAGGTCAGAGAATTGCTGATAATCACACTCCAAAAGAAGTTGGCATAATCTCTGCAACACAGGCGATACTGAATATGTTTTAGTGACACCTCCTTCACTATCAATAAGAGATCATCTTTTTAGAAGAATAATGGGGCAGTGGGACAGCTGGGAATGGAGGAAGAAGATGTGACTGAAGTTTATCAGGAACAAACAGGGGGTCACTCAGCGGTTTagacattcttttcatttttttcttttcccttaattcttttttatttttaaaaaatagttcttttgTAATGTGGTGTTCAAAACAGAATTGAAAACTGGCACCCCACCTCTTTAAGACATCTGGTAATTTGAATTCTAGTGCCCATTAttcattattgtttgttttcattgagCTGATTTTTGGTGATCAAACCTCAGCCCCCTTCATAGTgccctctcctttttaaaaattacaggtgTGCACAGAGAGGCCACCTTTTCCAGGACTGCATTTGCAGGCTTGTGATAAATGGGATCGACTGATTTGAGTGTTCAATTGACTTTCCAACTGGCCCTGAAGTTCTAGCATGTGATTGCTTCACTCCTGGACCATGACTTACAGTGGGAGATGGAAGTTTTTCAGAGAACTGAACTGTGGAAAAATGACCTTTCCTTAACTTGAAGCTACTTTTAATATCCAAGGGTCTGGACCAAAGAAGAAGAGTATCAAGTTGGAGTCAAAAATGACAGAGATCGTGAGAATAATGACTAACTCCAAAGATGGCTTCACTGAAGAGAAAGCATTTTAAGGTGAAAGAGAAACCTTGTCAGAAGATCCCAGAAAAGTTCTAACTTTCATTAGCAGTTAAAAGTTATTCATGCAGAAGTGTACACAACAGAACactgctctttttttattttatttgtactttttggCCTGGGATATGGGTTTTAAATGGATGTTGTCTGTACCAgcttcattaaaataaacaaaatatttgtaaaaataaaaataaaaaagagatgtaggaaaaaaaatcaggccaaAAGAAGATCTGCCATGAGAGTGAATGGGCAGACACTGGAAGCAGCCTCAAAAGCATGACTCAGATGAGCCTGGAAATACATCAGAGCTATAATGGTGGCTTTTCAGGAAGAGGCAGGCCATGGAGATAAAATAACCAAGGATGCTGAATGTGGCCTCTGTCGTCCTGGAAAGAGGTCTGGGGGAATGTGGTGGGAAAGGCAAGTGGCAAGAAAGTGAGTACTGCTTGTCATGgttttatatgttatttatagAAACCAAAAGAACCAGGAAGAACAAAAGCTACCTGGTAAAAAGCCTTCCCACACTCCTCACGCATCTGCTCAGTTCTCCCCACTCCAACGGTAACATCTTAAAAAGCCATGGTACCATATCCCAATCAGAATCCTGACATTGACAATACCTACCATCTTACACACATCTGGACAGTTTCACTTGTAGTCACTTGTTTACATGTGTGTTCTGTGTAATGTTATCACACATGCAGGTTTGTGTATCCATGACATAGTCTTTACATAGTTACATAGTCATAGTTTGTGTATCCACTGCATACACACACAGTTCCATCTTCACAAGCATCCCTGGTGTGATGCTTTTATAACCACActttcctccctcttctgcttCACCCCTCCATCACGAGCTCCCAggaaccactaatctgttctccatttcttttttgagCAGTGAAGTCATGGGGACCCTGCTTCATCTCCCCCACTTCCAGCCACTTACATGATCAGCCACGCTGGTGCTGGCTCCTGCATGGAGGAGGGCCCGGACCATGTCCTCAGAGCCACCTAGGACTGCATAGTGGAGGCAGCTCTGCTTTTTCTAGAGGGAAACAGGCAAACAGGCAGCATCCTAAGGGGGGTTACAAAGCACTTTGGGATTCATTACTCCATTTGCTGCTCACAACCCCCCTGGGACTATTATCCCCATTAAACTCTGAGGAAGGAAAAATCAATGACTTGCCCAGGCCTGGTGACTAGTAAAAGGAGCTCACTATGGCCTCAGGCTTTTTCTCACCTCCCATCAGACTCCAGAACATAAGCCAAAGACTGCACGGTTCCTTAGCCAGTAAAGATATACAGAGTATAGATTTTGGGGAGATGGTTTTCAAAGACAGGGACCCTAAGATTTGCCTGTATAGAGCACATCCCACCCAGCATGCACCGCCCAGCTGGAGTTGGTCTCAGTGTGTTCACAGAGGAGTGCTTCGTCCCAGATGGGCCTTCCTCTCAAGCAGGGCCCATAAGGTGATGAACAATACCAGACTGCCTAGGACTGAAGGTTCCCTGGGGTGAAGaactttccatttttgtttttgttttggccatgcatgaagttcccagtccagggactgaactcaagtcacagcagtaacctgagccagaGCCGTGAACACCAAGTccttaccactaagccaccagggaactcctagactttccCTTTCAAAACCAGGACAATACGAGGCAGACCAGGATGCGTTAGTTACCCTCCCAAAGTCACAGCTGGGCGACCCATCCATACCCCAGTGAAATGCAACCACTTTGGTACGCCCCCTCTCATAGACCCTGCTGGTGACATTGCAAGGGGCGGGACTATTGTAATGGATCTGCCAGAAACCTCAAGACAAGGCTGGAGCACAAGGCCCAGTGAGGTGGTCAGCTCCAATCCAGCAACAACCACCAGCTGGACTCGATCCCCCAAGTCTCTAAACTCCTGTGTTATGTGATGGCCATGTAGGTGGCCATGGCATAACGTCTTTGCCTTCTCCCAGTGCCTAGTTCTGGGCACAGAGGAAGGGGCTTGCTGACCAAGGAGCAACACCCTGCAGATGGAAGGACATAGCTGGGTGCCCTGGGGCAACTACTTTCCCTCTCAGTTCCCCCACCATGCCCCTAGGACAGTAGTTCCCACACCTTCCGGGGGAGTtctataaattaaatgttttgtgGCTTATAACACATTATTCACATTTCAGAATTGATATTATTATTAAGATTGATTGAATTTCAGATTGATATTATTATTAAGTTTACATTTgccattttgctatttattttctgaatgtctcctgtctttttgttctgtttcctcTTGACTGCCTTCTTTTTGCTAAATATTGTTTAgtatgccattttatttatttattttgctctttagggccacacccatggcatatggaggttcccaggctaggggtctaatcagagctgtagctgctggcctacgccacagccacagcaacgttggatctgagccacatctatgacctacaccacagctcacggcaacgccggatccttaacccactgagcaaggccagggatcaaaccgacatcctcatggatgccagtcagattcattaaccactgagccatgatgggaactccagtttcatgcccttttttttttttaactatgccatttaaaaaaaactttttgctggtatttatattattcattattaatattacttttGCTACATTATTGAAATTTAGAATAGAGAATTCCAGACCCTGAAGCCGTTCAACCAGCCAAGAAAGAATATTTATCActgatctaaaaataaaaatctaaaaattctgCAGGTGcggtcaaaaaaaatttttttaatgtaaaataaataaaaataaaaagcaaaacaaaaagaaaggccACACCCCCTCTTTTCAAGAACACAGAGAATTTCTCATAGCTAACATACACAGTGAAGTGGTGAGGAAGAAAAGAGGCCTGTCCCAGAGTCACACCCAGGCTCTGATTGCTGGTGTGGTCATGCACAGGTGGGCCTTATGCTAGGACTCCCTCCCCACCGCCAACCCAGCAAGGAAGACATTTCAGGCCATGAGCTCTGGAGTCAAGGGAATAGGCTTCTCAGACTCAGCTTTGCCTCTTACCAGCTTGTGACCTGAGAAAGTCACCAAACCTCtctcttgtctgtaaaatgggggaaattttCCTGAG
The nucleotide sequence above comes from Phacochoerus africanus isolate WHEZ1 chromosome 2, ROS_Pafr_v1, whole genome shotgun sequence. Encoded proteins:
- the LOC125118854 gene encoding small ubiquitin-related modifier 1-like; this translates as MSDQEAKPSTEDLGDKREGEYIKLKVIGQDSSEIHFKVKKATHLKKLKESYCQRQGIPMNSLRFLFEGQRIADNHTPKELGMEEEDVTEVYQEQTGGHSAV